GAACAGGGCTTGCGTCCGAAGCGGAGGCGACATCGGCGGCCCGCACCGCATAACCATCCATCGCTGAATTGTCGAATCCAGGCAGGTCGATACCCGCCGACAGTGGCTCCGCAGCAAACCGCCCGTCGGCCTTCAGGAGGGGACAGGACACAACCTCAGTACTCGTCACCGAGCTGAGGAGTTGGGACAGGGCTTCTTCCAACGAAAGCATGTCGAGAGTCATCACGAGCCACTGGAAATTGTCCAGCATGGATGACAGGACAATTGTAGCGTGGGCTGTGTCGGCCCATCGGTGTGATTGGAAGTGAGCCAGGCTTGAAAGGAAATCGTCACCAAGGTAGGGAGAGACTCTGTCGAGCCCATAACGGCCCCAGGCTCCGTTACCTGCGGAAGTTTACTCCCGATGAGGGCCTCTCAACCTAGTTTATCCCCCAGCGCTTTTCCCCTCCGCTTCTTAAGCGCTTTCAAACCTTGGGCATTCATGGGCTCGACGGAGTTTCTCCCTACCTCGTCACCCCGATCTCAGCCAGGATTTCATGCACTTTAAATCACCCCCGCAGGCCCCCACCTCACTTTCCGTTTGACCCTTCCCGGCCCAGGGGCATAGTTCGATGTCATGCACCCAGCTTCTGCGCCGAGACTGTCCTCCGTGGACTCGCCAACCCGCATGGCTGTGCGCGTCCTCCCCTTCCCGGTGCGACGCTTTTTAGCAGTCGCCCCGCTTCTCTGCCTGCTCCCCGCCTCGCTGCTAAAGGCTGCCAATGTCCCCGACTTTAACAGGGACATTGCACCCATCTTGTCGAAGCATTGCTTGGAATGTCATAGCGGCGCCGAACCTTCGGGCAAACTCAGCCTCATCACCCACGAAGGTTTTCTCAAAGGGGGTGAATCAGGCCCGGTGACGAATTCCTCTCATCCCGAAAAGGGAGAACTCTTCAGCCGCGTCAGCGAGGGCATCATGCCTCCTCAGAAACAGGGCAAGTCCAGGAAGCTGCCCGCCGCCGAGATTGTCCTCTTGCAATCGTGGATTACCTCTGGCGCTCCGTGGCCTTCAGGACGCGTGCTGGATCCGTTCGAGGTTTCTACCGATCTCCGTGGCGGACGCGATCTGTGGTCGCTTCAGCCCGTTCGACGGCCGGCGCTGCCTCTCAGCGCCAAGACCGATAACCCCATCGATGCCTTCGTCCGTCAGAAACTCAGCGCCAAAGGGTGGAGCCCGGCACCTCCGGCCGACCCGCGCACTTTGGTGCGACGCCTCTATATCGACCTAACGGGTCTCCCCCCCACCTCCGAACAAATCACCGCCTTCGTTGCCGACCCATCCCCAGCGGCCTACGAGGCCATGGTCGATCGCCTGCTGGCCTCACCGAGATTTGGTGAACGATGGGGTCGTTACTGGTTGGATATCGCCCGCTACGCCGAAACCTGTGGCTACGAGCGTGATCAAGTGAAACCCAATGTCTGGCGTTATCGCGACTGGGTGATCCGCGCCTTCAACGAAGATCTGCCCTACAACCAGTTCATCATGGCTCAGTTGGCGGGCGACGAGATGCCGGGTCACAACGAAGAATCACTCGTGGCAACCGGGTTTCTGCGCCTCGGCACTTGGAACGATGAACCCAACGATGCGGAGGAGTATAAGTACGAGCGACTGGAAGACATGGTTCACGTGACCAGCACCGCGTTCCTGGGGCTGACCGTGAAGTGTGCCCGCTGCCATGATCATAAGTTCGATCCTATTTCCCAGTTGGATTACTACCGCATGGCAGGCGCTTTCTGGGCGGGTTATATCCAGCCTGGCCAAGGCTCCTTGGGTGGACCGGATGCCAAGGCGCTCGGCTCCGAGGTGTTTGGTTGGACCGATGCGTCCCCGACACCCCCGCCGTTGCCGCTCCTAGTGAAGGGTGATCCCAAACGACCCAGCAAACCGGTCGCCCCCGCCACGCTGTCCTTTTTGCCTCAGCTGAGTCGCGAGATCACCCCCGCACCCGCGGGCAGCAAAACGAGTCAACGCCGACGCCAGCTCGCCGAGTGGATCGCCGATCCTAAGAATCCTCTCACCGCCCGAGTGTGGGTGAACCGTCTCTGGCAATTCCACTTCGGCCAAGCACTCGTCCGCTCTCCCGACAATTTTGGCTTCACCGGTGAGAAGCCGACGCACGCGGAACTCTTGGATTGGCTGGCTGATGAGCTGGTGGCCGGAGGATGGCGTGCCAAGCGACTTCATAAGCTCCTCGTGCTTTCCGAGACGTACCGACAAAGCTCCATCCATCCGGCGCAGGAACGCTATGCTCAGGAAGACTTCGCCAATCATCTCTGGTGGCGCGCCGAGCGACGTCGATTGGATGCCGATGCCCTCCGTGATGGTTTGCTTTCGGTCAGCGGAACGCTGGATCTGCGCAAGATGGGTGGGCCGAGTTTTGCTCCCGTCATCAGCCCTGACGCCCTCGAAGGCCTGTCCATGAAAGGTCAGGCCTGGAAAGCTTCACCCGCCGAGGAGCAAGGACGGCGCAGCATCTACATGTTCAGCAAGCGCAGTTTGCTTTCGCCCATGGCCACCGTGTTCGACTTTCCCGACACCACGCTCCCCTGCGGACAGCGCGATGTCACCGTGGTTGCGCCGCAGGCGTTGGCCTTGCTCAACAACGCCACGGTTCACGAGCAGAGCCGGGCTTTGGCGCGGCGGGTGATGTCGGCATCGGCGAGCCAGGATGCTCGATCCCGCATCACGAAGGCCTGGCAGCTCGCCTTGGGTCGTGTCCCCGCTGCCGCGGAAACTGCGGCGGCCATCGCCCATCTCCAGCGTCAACGCGATCACTTTTTGTCGCAGACTCCGGCCCCCAAGCAAGCGCCTGCGGCCGATCCCGACCTCCTCGCTTTAAGCTCGCTGTGCCACGTGCTGCTCAACTCCAATGAATTCATCTACGTGGATTAACCCCGCCTCGCTATGACCGCACCACGCAAACCCGGTTCTTTCTTCCCTTGCGGCACGAGCCGACGCGAATTTGTTTGGGACATGGGACTCGGCTGCGCCGGGCTGGCGCTATCGACGCTGCTCGGTGGCGATGGCTTCTTCACCCGCCGTCTGGGAGCGGCGACGCTCGATGCTGCCGCCGCGACTCCTTTAGCCCAAAAAAAGCCCCATTTCCACGCCAAGGCGAAGAGCGTTATTTTTCTGACCATGAACGGAGGGCCCTCCCAAGTGGATACCTTCGACTACAAGCCGGTTCTGGAAAAGTTCGCGGGTAAACCGCTTCCCGACGGCAAGAAGTTCATCAACTCCGGAGGACGCAAGATCGGGTTTCTGACTCCCTCCTTCCGTCCGTTTCGTCCGGGAGGTCAGAGCGGGCTGTTGATCTCCGACTTCTTTCCCAGCATCCGCAAGCACGCCGACAAGCTGGCGGTGATTCGCTCCTGCCACACGGACAGTCATGCCCATGGATCCGCACTGGTGGCGATGAACACCGGCAAGACGTTCATCGGCCGTCCGTCCTTGGGCAGCTGGGCCGTGTATGGGTTGGGTAGCGAAAACCAGAATCTGCCCGGCTACGTCGTGATCCTCGACAATCGAGGGGGGCCGATCAGCGGGCAGCCGAACTGGGCCAGCGGGTTCATGTCGGGGGCCTACCAAGGCACGCTCTTCCGTCCGGTGGGCGATCCCATTCTCGATCTCCGTGGTCCTGCCGAAATCGATCGCCGAGCTCAACGCGAGCAGTTGGATTTGCTGCAGCAGTTGAACCAGCAGCATCTCGAAACCAGGCCGGGCGGCTCCGAATTGGCGGCGCGCATCACCAGCTACGAGTTGGCCTACCGGATGCAATCCGCCACCCCCGAGGCGGTGGATCTGACGCAGGAAAGCGCCGCGACGCTGAACGCCTACGGGGTCGGCCAGAATCCGACCGACGAGTTCGGTCGCAATTGCCTGGTGGCACGGCGTCTCGTGGAGCGTGGGGTTCGGTTTGTCCAGTTGTACTCCGGCGGTGGCCACTTGGAGGAGACCTGGGACGCGCACAAAAGCATCGAGACCAATCATGGGCAGCATGCTGCCGAGATCGATCGTCCGATTGGGGCCTTGTTGAGCGATTTGGAATCACGCGGCTTGCTGGACAGCACGCTGGTGATCTGGGGCGGGGAATTCGGAAGAATGCCTTTCAGCGAAGGGAAAGGCGAACCCGGCCGAAACCACAATCCGTACGGCTATTCGATGTGGATGGCGGGCGGAGGAGTGCGGGGAGGGATGGCGTTTGGTGAAACCGATGAGCTGGGGTTTGAAGCCGTCGCGGACAAAGTGCATCTCCACGACATCCACGCCACCATTCTGCGGCTGCTCGGGTTTGATCACGAGTTGCTGACCTATTTCCATCAAGGCCGCAAAGAGCGCCTCACCGATGTCTATGGTCAAGTGATCCAGAGCATTATTGCGTAGGCTGACCCGCTAGGTGTCGGGTGCCAGGTGTCGGCAACTTCTCACTCGTCACTGGTCACTCGTCACTCAGTGGGCCGTCTCGGCCCATCGGGACAACGAAACTATCGCCAGGCACACCCTGGATCCGGTAGGCTTGGATCCAAGGTTCGAAGAACCCGCGAGGATACCCGAATGGATATGAGTTGGAATTCACGGTTCGCTGCCCGTTCACAGCAGATGAAGCGTTCCGCCGTTCGTGAGCTGCTGAAGCTCACCGAACGGCCTGATATGATTTCCTTCGCCGGCGGCTTGCCGGCCCCGGAACTCTTTCCTTTGGAGGAGATTCGTGTCGCGGTTGCCAACGTCCTCGCCACCCGTGGAAATCGTGCCTTGCAGTATGGCGAGACCGAAGGGGTTCCGGAGCTCCGCGACTGGATCGCCGCCCGATTCCGCCAGCCCGGTCTGCCGATCACCCGCGCCAATGTTATGATTGTCACGGGAGCACAGCAAGGGCTGGATCTGCTGGGCCGCGTCCTGCTCGATCCCGGTGACCGTGTGATCGTGGAGAACCCCACCTACTTGGCATTGCTGTCCGCCTGGAGACCGCTGGGCATCGAATTCCTGGCTGCGCCATCGGACAGCCAAGGAATTCAGCTGGAGGGCCTGGATTCATTGCTCCTGCAAGCACCGAAGCTGCTTTATACGATCCCGAATTTTCAGAACCCCGGCGGCACCACCCTCAGCACCCCCCGTCGTGAAACACTGGTGGACTGGGCCCGGCGCAACAATGTCGGATTGATTGAGGATGATCCGTACGGAGAACTCCGGTTTGAAGGCACGCCTCCGCCCACCCTGATGAGTCTCGACGCGCGACACAGCGCCTCCAATCGCCACGATGCCCAGTCTCTCCACGGTAACGTCGCCTACTGTGGAACGTTCTCCAAGGTGCTTGCGCCTGGGTTGAGGGTCGGTTGGATTATCGCGCCGGAGGAATTGCTGGAAAAACTGGTGCAGGCCAAGCAAGCCACCGATTTGCATACCAGCAGCCTCAGTCAGCATTTGTGCTATCAACTGCTGCTCGACGGCGTCATGGAGCGACAGATCCCGCGACTCCAAAAAGCCTATGGGGAACGACGCGACACCATGCTGGCGGCGCTCACCCGTTATTTCCCGGAGGGTATCCGCTGGAACCGACCCGAAGGCGGGATGTTCCTCCTGGTGGCCTTGCCGGAGTCGCTTGATGCGCAGGATGTCCTGCGCGAGGCGATCCGGCACAATGTCGCCTTCGTACCCGGCGAGGAATTCCATCTGAATGGCCAGGGCAAGAATACCCTCCGCCTCAACTTCTCGAATGCCTCCTGCGCCCGGATCGAGGAGGGGATGAAGCGCTTGGGAGAGGTTGTGAAGCAACTCATATCGGCTAAGGGGATTGTGTGACGCCTCAGGCCCTCGCTCACCTTCGTGCCGTCGATAAGGTCATGGGTCGGCTCATCCGGGACGTCGGACCGTGCGGTTTGGTGCCAGAAACCCGGCGGCAACCCTATCACGCCCTGATTAGTGCCGTGGCGCATCAACAGCTCACCGGCCGGGTTGCCGAAGTGATTCTCAAGCGCTTTCGGGCTCTTTTTGCGGGACGTGGGTTTCCCACGCCCGAGGCGATTCTCCAGCTCTCCGAAGCCCAGCTTCGATCGGTTGGCTTCTCTCGGGCGAAAGCGCTAGCCATCCGGGACATTGCGGCCAAGGCAGTCGAGGGACTGGTCCCCACCTCCCGCGGGCTCAAACACTTGCCCGACGATGCGATCATCGAGCGGCTGACTCAGGTCCGCGGGGTGGGCCGCTGGACTGTGGAGATGCTCTTGATGTTCAAACTCGGGCGTCCGGATGTTCTGCCGGTGGATGACTTTGGGGTCAGGAAGGGGTATTGTCTGGCGTACGGGCTCGAAGCTCTGCCACGTCCGAAAGAGTTACTTCAGTTTGGAGAGCGCTGGCGACCCTATCGCACCACGGCCGCTTGGTATCTCTGGCGAGCCGTCGAGCTTCATACACCGCCGAAGCCGGCCAAGCGGGTTAAGGAATAGTGTCAAAGTGACGCTTGGGTGTCGGAAAGATCCGTCGATTTACGAGATGGCGGAATTCTGTAAGTTGGTGTATGGATGGAGTTACACATTCTACTCGTTGTATGTTCAAGAGAACGCTGTTGAGCTCGTTTGCCCTTTCCTTGGCCGCGCTGGTCCTACCGCAGGTTTCGCCGGCCGCGGTGGTGATCAATGAGGTGATGGCGAACAATGTGGCTGCGGTGGGTAAGGAAGGGAGCTATCCCGACTGGCTGGAGCTCTATAACACCGGGACCACCGTGGTCAGCCTGGCGGGCATGACGTTGACCGACAACCTCAGCCAGCCCACCAAGTTTGCTTTCCCGGCGGATGCTCAGCTGCCGCCGAATGGGTATGTGGTGGTCTGGTGCGATAATAATATCGTCCCAGGGGAGTATCACGCTGCTTTTAGCTTCAGCGCTAGCGGTGAAGAGGTGGGTCTGTACGGTGCCAACGGAGTCTTGCTTGACTCGGTGAAGTTCGGGTTGCAAGCCGCGGATTTCTCCATCGGGCGAATTCCTAGCGGAACGGGTGCGTGGGCTCTGACATCCCCGTCTCCTGGGGATGCCAACACTGCTCAAGCATTGGGTGATCCGGGCAAGTTGCGGATTAATGAGTGGATGGCTTCAACCACCAGCGGAAGCGATTGGCTGGAGCTGTACAACTCCGAGCGTCAGCCCAGTGCCCTGGGCGGATGCGTTTTCTCGGACAAGACTGCCAGCCCAACGGTCAACTTGGCCATCCCGACCCTGTCGTTCATTGGACCGGAAAGCTTTCTTCAATACATGGCCTCGGGGGAAACCAATCACGGCCACGTGAACTTCAAGCTCGGTGCCGGGGGGGAAACCATCAGCCTGTTTGCACCCAACCGGACGACGGTCCTGAGCCGCGTCAAATTTGGACAGCAGACCGCCGACGTTTCCGAGGGAAAGCTCCCGGACGGTACCGATAATGTTGTCGCTTTTGGCTTCGGTAAGGCCACTCCTGGCGCCAGCAACTTTCAGCCCCTCGAGGGCGTGGTCATCAATGAGGTGCTGACCCACACGGACTTTCCTTTCGAAGATGCCGTAGAGTTGCAGAACATATCACCCGATCCCATTGCCATCGGAGGCTGGTGGTTGAGCAATTCTCGCTCGGATGCTAAAAAATTTCGGATTCCGGCTAACGTCGTGATCGCTCCCGGTGGCTTCCGCGTTTTCTACGAGGTTCAGTTCGACCCCGATGACACGGGCAACGACCCCAGTTTCCGATTTAACTCTTCCAAGGGTGATGAATGTCACCTCTTCAATGCCGATGCGGCGGGCAACCTGCTGGGCAACATCGCCTCGGTTCGGCTGTCCCCTGCGGAGAACGGTGTCTCGCTGGGTCGTGTTGTGACCAGCGAAGGGGTTGATTTCGTTCCCATGGCCAGCACCACTTTCGGTCAGGATAGCCCTGCGACGGTCCCTCTGTTTCGAACCGGGGCCGGGAAGACCAATTCCGCTCCGAAGATCGGTCCGATGGTGATCACGGAGATCATGTATCATCCTCAGTCCGCCGCTGCGAGCGCCGACGATGTCTTTGGGGAGTATGTTGAGGTGCGGAACATCACTTCGGCGGCCTTGCTACTTTACAACCCGCTGAACCCACTGACCGTCACGAGCAACAGTTGGAAGCTCGACGGCCAGGTCCGTTTCCAGTTCCCTATTCGAACGACCTTGGCCGCCAAGGGATATGCTCTCATCGTGGGATTCAACCCCACCAACCGCTCTGACCTCAATGCGTTCAGAGCGCTCTACCAAGTCTCCACCAATGTTCCCATCTTTGGACCCTACCGTGGTCGATTGAGCAACGGCGGCGGCTCTCTTGAGCTACTCAAGCCGGACGAGGTCCAACGCCCGCCCCATCCGGATGCCGGCTACATTCCCTTCATCCCGGTGGATCGGGTTGTCTATAGGGACGCGGCACCCTGGCCATTGGAAGCCGACGGGCAGGGCAAATCCCTGCATCGACGAACTCAGGAAGCTTATGCCAACGAGCCGCTTAACTGGTTTGCGGCTGATCCCACGCCAGGTGTTGGAGCGCCGCTGCCGGTGCCGCTTACGATCAGCGGCATCGAGGTAGATGGAACCCAAGTCTCGATCACGTTCACAGCCTTGGCGGGTAGAACCTTCCAGATCGAGTATACCGATTCGCTTGAGGCCCCCTCGTGGAAGGCGTTGTCCGTTTCCATTCCCGTGCAAACCACGGACGGCCCTATGACAGTGAAGGATGCGGTGGTGCCCGGCAAAGCCGGTCGCTACTACCGTTTGGTGTCCCCCTTGAATTGAGCGCTGACTCCCCGATGGGCCCGGCACTCGACCCGATCGCTGTAGCGTCGTCCATGCTGGACGATTCCTCAGCCCCGAGCGCAGCGGGCCCGAGTATCTCTCACAAAGGCACGAAGCTCACCAAGCTCCCAAGGCAGAGAGTACCGGGCCGAGCCAAGAGAGACTATTGAACCGCAAAGGGCAAAGGACGCTATGTCTTCAGAGAAAAGAAGAAGTCCGTTTTTGTCCTTCCTCCGGTTCCTCATCGCGTCCTTTGCGTCCTTTGCGTTCTAAAACTCGGGCCCCTTCCCATCGGGACCTTTGTGGCTCCGTGTGAGACCATCGGGTCCCGCCGCGTTCGGGGCTGGGGGATCGTCCGAGGACGGACGACTAGCAATGGGTGGGCCTATTCCCGAGTCTGGCTCGAGGGCGCAATGGTCACACCGATCATCTTGCTCAGGAGCTGAACAAACAGCCGCGATTCGCGTTCCTGGGAGCCAGTGCGGTCTAGGACGTATTCCTCCCAATACCACCAGTCAGGCAACGGTCCCTCATTCGTGAACGAGCCGTCCCCCACGAAAGAAAACAATCGGACCTCCTCACCTCCAACCAGCAGCAGTCCCACCACATAGCGATCGACGGAGTCGTGAGTGGTTGAGAAGACGGAGAAAGGATTCGCGTCATCGTAGCCGTAGGTCACAGCAGCAATTTCAGCGAAGGAGAGCACGCGTTCTCGCTGAAGCAACCAGGCGCTGCGCTGCGCCACCGTTACCGTCCTTGCTACTCGATCCACCACCACGCGGCGTGAGAAACTTCCCAGGTTGAGAATCCGAATGAACCCTGAAGTTGATGCCGTCAACTTATCCCCCTCCGCTTGGATTTGTGGACAAACTGAAATCGTCAATGAGGGTGCGGCGAACATGGGGATACTCAATGCTTCACCACACTAACTCCGAATCATCCTCGCCTTGGCTCGGACTTCTTGAGCCCGAAATTTTGCAATGCGCCGGACCAGTGTGTAGGGAATCGGCCGGTCGAACGGAAACCGGACTGCACCCTTCGAGGTCTCGTACGACGAAAGCTCCTTCTCAAACTGCCGCATGCCACTTGAGGTGGGATAAAGCCCGATGTGCTGTTTGAAGGCGGCGAAGTAGACGATTGTCCCTTCCGCAAACCGAAAGGCCGGGATGCGATAACTGATGGTCTCCTCGGCCTGTGGCACCGCCTTGTGAATGGCAGCCCTGACCTTGTTGAGTAGCGTTTGGATATCGGGGGGAAACCCCAGGATGTATTGGTCGATCGTCTCAGTCTTCGGCGCTGGCTTCGTTTTCATGGCTTCGATTGGGAAGGAGGGACCTGATGATCTGGAAGGTGGTGGCATGTGCATTCCTACCTTCGACATGAGGTTCCCGAAGCAGGAAAGTAAGAGCGCCAATCCCGATGAGCACAATAACGACCTGAAACGCTAATGCCAAAATATTCTTCATGATGGGATGGCCCTGTTTCCCCAGACTCCAGGAATCCGTGCTCTCCGGATTCGCCTTGGGCAGGCGAGTGTTCATAAACACGCTGAAGCCATTGAGCCACTTTGTCCCGGATACGGCCAACCGATTATTCTGTACGTACGTACGACTTAATCGGTCAAGGAGGGATGGTCGACGGGAGGGGGTGGTAGCAAGAGCCCAGGGCCGCGAGGCGTGATGAAACGTGGGGTCGTCACCTCAGGCTCGGATGGTGCTGGGCCTGTGCCCCAGGATCCGCAAAACTGCTCCTCAGTTCCGTTCGAATCTGCGCTTAATGGTCTAGGTTGGCTATAGTATGGGGTCGAAGGCTCGTCGCGCTTGAGCACCAACGGTGCGCCCCATCCCAGCCTGGGGTGACAACCCCAGGTAAACATCCCAGCTTCCATCAAGGGCTGAAAGCCCGGCATCAGGCGCCGAGTCCATCGCCACTTCCAGGCCTTTCCCACCCACTTCTACTCACACCCTCCGGAAGCCGTTGAAACTCTTCTCACATTCTGGACGTGATCCAACGGGCGACCAACAGATTGGGCACCCAACACAGCCAGGCTACGGTTGGGTAAGCCACTTTGAAATCGAGGTGAAAAACGCCGATCAGCAACGGCAGCCACAACCGCAGGGTCACAGCGGCAAAGCAAGCGCTGTAGCTGTAGACCATCAGGGACTCGTGCTTCCGCAGATTCCGCTGTCGGACGCTCCGGTAGGCTTCCACGGTGAAGCACAGCCATAGCACCCCTAGGCTGCCGAAGCCCAGACCGGCCACCCATCCCGTGGACGCATAGAAGGAGACATAGACCGCCGCCATTCCGCTGACGCCGGCCATCAGCACGTAGAGCATCCCCAAAATCCGGTGCCAACGCAGATTCCGACTCCGCCAGGACTTGAGGAACTGGGTCCAACCAACCGAGAGGGCAATCCCTCCACTGACGATGTGTGTATAAAACCCCAACCGCCACCCTCCATTGCTCAGCAGGACGTCGCTCTTGGTCTCCAGCAGTCCGATCTTCCCATCAGCCAGCAGATACAGGAGAGGGTAAGCCCCAACGATCACACAAAGTGCGGCTAGAATGATCCAGACCAGAGTTCTCATAAATGCGGTTCACGGATGTGGCGTACCGATTATTTAGTACGTACGTATGATTTAATCGGTAAGAGGGGTGGGGTGGGGACAACGGAATCCTCCTTAATCCGCAAACCAGTTGAAAAAGCCGCCGGGGTCTAGGCGTGCCACGACGATGACTAGCACGATGGAGGCGACCAAGAACGTAAGTGCGGGCCAGATGCGCCGATCCACAGCGACCCGCCGTCCGACCAGCGCGAGCGCGACGGTTGCCAGCGCGACGACTGGCAATGCCATGAGTCCGAACCAAACTGCCTGGTGGTGAACCGTGAATCCCAGATCTTTCGGATCTGGATGGTACGGCTGAGGCCAATGCCCCAAATACAAACGAGCGCGCAGAACAAACAAGTAAAGCAGCGACAGCCACGCGAGCGGGTAAGCGGCTAAAATCAGCGGCAACTTCGTCCGGATGAGGGAAAAAGGAGAGCTCATAGTGGCAGTGTCAACCAATCTCATAGGGAGTAAACCTGAAAACGGCAGTAGGGCCGTGACCACGGATTTCGCGGATTGCACGGATAGGTATGAATTTGAAGTGACGACGCGGCTTAAGCCTCCCGCCGACGGCCCCTCACGAGGCCCGTGAGGCAAACCGGTCCCAAGCGCCTCCAGATCCCCGCCCCGCCCCGAACCCCCACGGGGGGTTCAAGATCTTAGCCGGGGTGTGGAGTTAGCGACACCCCCGGTCCATCGCCTCCCCTTTCACAGCACCCTGAAAGGCGTGCCACTGTGGAATTCTCAGGACCTTGTTCTCGTTTTCTCGGCCAACTCAATCCCGCTTCGACGCTCAATGCTTTGGGGGGTTGCTATCATCGTATACAGTTAATCGTGGGGAAGCGCCGTGGAAGCGATAACCCCATCGTGGGGTCAAAGCGGTGGTTTATCTGACGCATCCTGGGTGTTCTTGAGCGATCGCTGCGACAGGAAGTAGAGATCAACCCGCAGACCCAGTGAGGCGAACAGTTCAAGTTCATCGCCGGAGAACAGAGAGGTAGGGGTCGAACCCGGCGGAGGATCGCAGACTGCGATACCGGATCGATGAACGGAAGTGAACTGAGTCCACTTGGCTGGATCCGTAGTAAGTCCGCGAAACAAGTCCGCAAGGGCATCACTCACCGATGCATACCTATCAACCTCCACGGTGCGTCTCCAGAAACCGGTCAGCGATCGTTTCCGAGACACCGTACCATCGTCCTCAGCAACGTCGATCATGTCGCCCCACAAGCACGACTCATGATTCTGCCCCCCTAACGCCCCAGAGATCGTCTTGGGGGATACAGACTTGCCTACGAATCTAACCACGATTGTTGTCATAGAAACCTAACGCCGAATGTCCATGATCGACTTAGAACAATGGGATACGAAACCAATGATCCAAGGCCGGCCGACGAGCTAGCTCCGGACGCTGTTTGGCCTGGAGAACCCCCAGGGTTCAAAGAGATTAGCCGGGGCGTGGAGCAGAGCGACACCCCCGGTCGGTTGGTCCCCTGTTCTCAGCACCCTGAAGGGCGTGCCACCCGTCGGCGAGGGGATCCACCAACGGGTCAGGATGCTTGAGGAGATGGGATGCGAGTGTCGGAGGCCGATGGCATCGCTGCGCGATGCTCCGTAATTTTTAACAGGCCCGGCGGTGCCAGCACCCCCTGCTATTCTCTTTGAACCCTGCTGGTTCGAGCCCTGCCGCCAAAGTGAGAAACATCAGTGTCCTGCTGGGGAAACGAGCTTGAGCCCGACGACTCCGGCAACGATCAGCACCAGGCAGAGAATGCGTGCGATCTCTCTCGACTCACCGAGGAACACCATCCCGATAATGGCCGTGCCTGCCGCGCCGATTCCCGTCCAGACCGCGTACCCGGTGCCCACGGGTATCGTTTTCAGTGCCACCGCCAGCAACCCAAAACTGGCGACCATGGCGCTCACCGTGGCCACGCTCGGCCAGAGCTTGGAAAATCCTTCAGTGTATTTAAGACCGATCGCCCAAGCGATCTCGAGTAACCCCGCTATAAATAGATAAAACCAAGCCATATGTTCTCTTTCTTAACCGGATGTGTGGCGGAATCGTTTCACTGAGGCCGCACGATGCGGAAGAACTGCTCCTCCTGGTCACCCAAGCGCACCCAGCGGCTTTGTTGCGTCCCGTCGCCGACAAAAGGCAGTCCGAAGTTCTTCCAAGTCTGTAAGTCGCTTGAAAC
Above is a genomic segment from Verrucomicrobiales bacterium containing:
- a CDS encoding DNA-3-methyladenine glycosylase 2 family protein, whose translation is MGRLIRDVGPCGLVPETRRQPYHALISAVAHQQLTGRVAEVILKRFRALFAGRGFPTPEAILQLSEAQLRSVGFSRAKALAIRDIAAKAVEGLVPTSRGLKHLPDDAIIERLTQVRGVGRWTVEMLLMFKLGRPDVLPVDDFGVRKGYCLAYGLEALPRPKELLQFGERWRPYRTTAAWYLWRAVELHTPPKPAKRVKE
- a CDS encoding PLP-dependent aminotransferase family protein produces the protein MSWNSRFAARSQQMKRSAVRELLKLTERPDMISFAGGLPAPELFPLEEIRVAVANVLATRGNRALQYGETEGVPELRDWIAARFRQPGLPITRANVMIVTGAQQGLDLLGRVLLDPGDRVIVENPTYLALLSAWRPLGIEFLAAPSDSQGIQLEGLDSLLLQAPKLLYTIPNFQNPGGTTLSTPRRETLVDWARRNNVGLIEDDPYGELRFEGTPPPTLMSLDARHSASNRHDAQSLHGNVAYCGTFSKVLAPGLRVGWIIAPEELLEKLVQAKQATDLHTSSLSQHLCYQLLLDGVMERQIPRLQKAYGERRDTMLAALTRYFPEGIRWNRPEGGMFLLVALPESLDAQDVLREAIRHNVAFVPGEEFHLNGQGKNTLRLNFSNASCARIEEGMKRLGEVVKQLISAKGIV
- a CDS encoding DUF1501 domain-containing protein; translated protein: MTAPRKPGSFFPCGTSRREFVWDMGLGCAGLALSTLLGGDGFFTRRLGAATLDAAAATPLAQKKPHFHAKAKSVIFLTMNGGPSQVDTFDYKPVLEKFAGKPLPDGKKFINSGGRKIGFLTPSFRPFRPGGQSGLLISDFFPSIRKHADKLAVIRSCHTDSHAHGSALVAMNTGKTFIGRPSLGSWAVYGLGSENQNLPGYVVILDNRGGPISGQPNWASGFMSGAYQGTLFRPVGDPILDLRGPAEIDRRAQREQLDLLQQLNQQHLETRPGGSELAARITSYELAYRMQSATPEAVDLTQESAATLNAYGVGQNPTDEFGRNCLVARRLVERGVRFVQLYSGGGHLEETWDAHKSIETNHGQHAAEIDRPIGALLSDLESRGLLDSTLVIWGGEFGRMPFSEGKGEPGRNHNPYGYSMWMAGGGVRGGMAFGETDELGFEAVADKVHLHDIHATILRLLGFDHELLTYFHQGRKERLTDVYGQVIQSIIA
- a CDS encoding PSD1 domain-containing protein, whose translation is MAVRVLPFPVRRFLAVAPLLCLLPASLLKAANVPDFNRDIAPILSKHCLECHSGAEPSGKLSLITHEGFLKGGESGPVTNSSHPEKGELFSRVSEGIMPPQKQGKSRKLPAAEIVLLQSWITSGAPWPSGRVLDPFEVSTDLRGGRDLWSLQPVRRPALPLSAKTDNPIDAFVRQKLSAKGWSPAPPADPRTLVRRLYIDLTGLPPTSEQITAFVADPSPAAYEAMVDRLLASPRFGERWGRYWLDIARYAETCGYERDQVKPNVWRYRDWVIRAFNEDLPYNQFIMAQLAGDEMPGHNEESLVATGFLRLGTWNDEPNDAEEYKYERLEDMVHVTSTAFLGLTVKCARCHDHKFDPISQLDYYRMAGAFWAGYIQPGQGSLGGPDAKALGSEVFGWTDASPTPPPLPLLVKGDPKRPSKPVAPATLSFLPQLSREITPAPAGSKTSQRRRQLAEWIADPKNPLTARVWVNRLWQFHFGQALVRSPDNFGFTGEKPTHAELLDWLADELVAGGWRAKRLHKLLVLSETYRQSSIHPAQERYAQEDFANHLWWRAERRRLDADALRDGLLSVSGTLDLRKMGGPSFAPVISPDALEGLSMKGQAWKASPAEEQGRRSIYMFSKRSLLSPMATVFDFPDTTLPCGQRDVTVVAPQALALLNNATVHEQSRALARRVMSASASQDARSRITKAWQLALGRVPAAAETAAAIAHLQRQRDHFLSQTPAPKQAPAADPDLLALSSLCHVLLNSNEFIYVD